A single window of Periplaneta americana isolate PAMFEO1 chromosome 14, P.americana_PAMFEO1_priV1, whole genome shotgun sequence DNA harbors:
- the LOC138713185 gene encoding uncharacterized protein isoform X1, whose translation MVFKYTVYYKTEHPCSVAMPPHKLPRSLFKIALAHVESLVNLSCCNIEKTYGSYDDTRCQQQVAVLQDYLLSNIPGMVLDEVCEERTVGRSECEKHDLRISLALYMHSSMRKFNVSSRTADLKLDLDNKFWIEQLSRLHNLVVLDLHLICTDEILQVVGTNCLKLEQINIVSKMEPVHIMNQTHETFNALKLKFFVSDVGLRYLCNCKLLKKVTMNKILRSQYGGRMMTVAGIRTLVKSLPCLQNITYDDMGLVISEEMDDVQQLPLTHLSDYHPRPTHIAAADQLCVNLQHLCLQFPSQTTVCTAADILESLARSNLRVSVLELVQFPFCIEMSHLLENKGGFLRSLLVHSTDYISSKVVQLIGQACPNLKNLHLKQLLGDDTQSKDLVLCTLFSTEHMFRNLRCLYLGGRDWNPAEVLPLCLLQAKQLETLTVLQMFHQDSLDETISHIISINPMKDLKAVHMFTGRILSITTIRYFFKHCPKLTELSFLQSANITSEDVKSLHDEVYQNNLDLKIYSMELDRLVA comes from the exons ATGGTGTTcaagtatactgtatattat AAAACAGAGCATCCATGCAGTGTAGCCATGCCGCCACATAAACTTCCTAGAAGTCTTTTCAAAATCGCCTTAGCACATGTCGAGTCGCTGGTGAATCTCTCATGCTGTAACATTGAAAAGACTTACGGTAGCTATGACGACACCAGATGCCAACAGCAGGTGGCAGTCCTGCAAGATTACCTGCTATCCAACATCCCCGGAATGGTCCTGGACGAGGTGTGTGAGGAGAGAACAGTGGGGAGATCGGAGTGCGAGAAACACGACCTCCGCATCAGCCTGGCCTTATACATGCACAGCAGCATGCGGAAGTTCAACGTTAGCAGCCGGACCGCAGACCTGAAACTCGACTTGGATAACAAGTTCTGGATCGAGCAGCTATCAAGACTTCACAATTTGGTGGTACTGGACTTGCATCTGATTTGCACAGATGAAATCCTTCAAGTTGTGGGGACAAACTGTCTTAAACTCGAGCAGATCAACATAGTGTCAAAGATGGAACCTGTCCACATCATGAACCAAACCCACGAGACATTCAACGCCCTCAAACTTAAGTTTTTTGTCTCTGATGTAGGTCTTCGTTATCTCTGCAATTGTAAGCTTCTTAAGAAGGTCACCATGAATAAAATCCTTCGTAGTCAGTATGGTGGGCGGATGATGACTGTAGCTGGTATTCGAACTCTGGTGAAGTCTCTACCGTGTCTTCAGAATATCACATATGATGATATGGGTCTTGTGATCTCTGAAGAGATGGACGATGTCCAACAGCTTCCTCTAACTCACCTTAGTGACTACCACCCGAGACCTACTCACATTGCGGCAGCCGACCAACTGTGTGTGAATCTCCAACACCTCTGCCTTCAATTCCCCAGCCAGACAACAGTCTGTACAGCAGCCGACATCCTGGAGTCTCTTGCCAGGAGCAATCTCAGAGTCTCTGTGCTTGAGCTGGTTCAGTTCCCGTTCTGCATCGAAATGTCACACCTGCTAGAAAACAAGGGTGGTTTTCTGAGAAGTCTTCTTGTACACAGCACTGATTACATCTCCTCAAAGGTTGTTCAGCTCATCGGTCAAGCATGTCCCAACCTTAAAAACCTACACCTCAAACAGCTACTGGGTGACGATACACAGTCGAAGGACCTTGTACTGTGCACGCTGTTTTCAACTGAACACATGTTCCGCAATCTTCGCTGCTTGTATCTGGGTGGGAGGGATTGGAATCCCGCTGAAGTTTTACCACTTTGTCTTCTTCAGGCAAAACAGCTGGAAACACTAACGGTTCTGCAGATGTTCCATCAAGACTCGCTTGACGAAACCATCTCTCATATCATAAGTATAAATCCAATGAAAGATCTGAAGGCCGTTCATATGTTCACCGGAAGAATATTGTCCATAACAACAATAagatattttttcaaacattgtCCCAAATTAACAGAATTGTCTTTCCTACAAAGTGCAAATATCACGTCTGAAGATGTTAAAAGTCTTCATGATGAGGTCTATCAAAATAATCTTGATCTGAAAATATATTCAATGGAGTTGGATAGATTGGTTGCTTAA
- the LOC138713185 gene encoding uncharacterized protein isoform X2 codes for MPPHKLPRSLFKIALAHVESLVNLSCCNIEKTYGSYDDTRCQQQVAVLQDYLLSNIPGMVLDEVCEERTVGRSECEKHDLRISLALYMHSSMRKFNVSSRTADLKLDLDNKFWIEQLSRLHNLVVLDLHLICTDEILQVVGTNCLKLEQINIVSKMEPVHIMNQTHETFNALKLKFFVSDVGLRYLCNCKLLKKVTMNKILRSQYGGRMMTVAGIRTLVKSLPCLQNITYDDMGLVISEEMDDVQQLPLTHLSDYHPRPTHIAAADQLCVNLQHLCLQFPSQTTVCTAADILESLARSNLRVSVLELVQFPFCIEMSHLLENKGGFLRSLLVHSTDYISSKVVQLIGQACPNLKNLHLKQLLGDDTQSKDLVLCTLFSTEHMFRNLRCLYLGGRDWNPAEVLPLCLLQAKQLETLTVLQMFHQDSLDETISHIISINPMKDLKAVHMFTGRILSITTIRYFFKHCPKLTELSFLQSANITSEDVKSLHDEVYQNNLDLKIYSMELDRLVA; via the coding sequence ATGCCGCCACATAAACTTCCTAGAAGTCTTTTCAAAATCGCCTTAGCACATGTCGAGTCGCTGGTGAATCTCTCATGCTGTAACATTGAAAAGACTTACGGTAGCTATGACGACACCAGATGCCAACAGCAGGTGGCAGTCCTGCAAGATTACCTGCTATCCAACATCCCCGGAATGGTCCTGGACGAGGTGTGTGAGGAGAGAACAGTGGGGAGATCGGAGTGCGAGAAACACGACCTCCGCATCAGCCTGGCCTTATACATGCACAGCAGCATGCGGAAGTTCAACGTTAGCAGCCGGACCGCAGACCTGAAACTCGACTTGGATAACAAGTTCTGGATCGAGCAGCTATCAAGACTTCACAATTTGGTGGTACTGGACTTGCATCTGATTTGCACAGATGAAATCCTTCAAGTTGTGGGGACAAACTGTCTTAAACTCGAGCAGATCAACATAGTGTCAAAGATGGAACCTGTCCACATCATGAACCAAACCCACGAGACATTCAACGCCCTCAAACTTAAGTTTTTTGTCTCTGATGTAGGTCTTCGTTATCTCTGCAATTGTAAGCTTCTTAAGAAGGTCACCATGAATAAAATCCTTCGTAGTCAGTATGGTGGGCGGATGATGACTGTAGCTGGTATTCGAACTCTGGTGAAGTCTCTACCGTGTCTTCAGAATATCACATATGATGATATGGGTCTTGTGATCTCTGAAGAGATGGACGATGTCCAACAGCTTCCTCTAACTCACCTTAGTGACTACCACCCGAGACCTACTCACATTGCGGCAGCCGACCAACTGTGTGTGAATCTCCAACACCTCTGCCTTCAATTCCCCAGCCAGACAACAGTCTGTACAGCAGCCGACATCCTGGAGTCTCTTGCCAGGAGCAATCTCAGAGTCTCTGTGCTTGAGCTGGTTCAGTTCCCGTTCTGCATCGAAATGTCACACCTGCTAGAAAACAAGGGTGGTTTTCTGAGAAGTCTTCTTGTACACAGCACTGATTACATCTCCTCAAAGGTTGTTCAGCTCATCGGTCAAGCATGTCCCAACCTTAAAAACCTACACCTCAAACAGCTACTGGGTGACGATACACAGTCGAAGGACCTTGTACTGTGCACGCTGTTTTCAACTGAACACATGTTCCGCAATCTTCGCTGCTTGTATCTGGGTGGGAGGGATTGGAATCCCGCTGAAGTTTTACCACTTTGTCTTCTTCAGGCAAAACAGCTGGAAACACTAACGGTTCTGCAGATGTTCCATCAAGACTCGCTTGACGAAACCATCTCTCATATCATAAGTATAAATCCAATGAAAGATCTGAAGGCCGTTCATATGTTCACCGGAAGAATATTGTCCATAACAACAATAagatattttttcaaacattgtCCCAAATTAACAGAATTGTCTTTCCTACAAAGTGCAAATATCACGTCTGAAGATGTTAAAAGTCTTCATGATGAGGTCTATCAAAATAATCTTGATCTGAAAATATATTCAATGGAGTTGGATAGATTGGTTGCTTAA
- the LOC138713187 gene encoding RNA-binding protein 12 → MSVIIRLQNLPWSANALDIRQYFRGLSIPEGGVHIVGGEQGDAFIAFSTDEDARQAMMTDGGKIKEVKIKLLLSSRAEMQKVIEHARQQSVTLQNFIQMPAPTLPVHSLPAALLNQIPAATPATPAPAVTAPVVPAVIPEVQSVPVLPDRRDSRDTDRDKKDSDSVSSKDRKDRKERSRSRDGDRRDRKDRDRDRHRDRDRDRDRRRRDRSRSRDRDRRRRRDRSRSRDRSRSRDRSSRDRDRDKRTPRDNKRDSVTPANEDEKNKDQNGDVVLISQFPQAKERLMNQAPKLQDSPVKAAPVQGGGMNWDHAPAPQLGNNMVGGFKPAAANRPMGMAMENNTVRDLDGRRPLGGPSFQAADMIRAPMSGNLSMGSGESMQGSFMRSEGYPTGREAGMPLRGRESWPPGRQPGEMGRFSRNERVGGGYPLKQGYNEAEDFEGHEMESRGFRGSYRGMGEFRRGGFTPREGRMGSMTGGSMMDRMGPGGMGQNEMDERRGGMFQPGGDRRNQYRMDRGEQEFPRNDRYVDQFGRDQLDRYPASRPGNFQPDNRFQRDRFQADRNFETRPSQQINGTAVELRNMPIETGYGDIRRFFQGLHITGNGMKIINDNHGNRVGIAYVRFQKREDKDEALKYTGKAMRGSIIEVLHLNDDIFDKAIDSYQPPQAAETEKIEKKEEPAPFTCLSIRDLPPYAKEQDVIKLFQNITIEEVILITKDDKKQYMAYVKFSKPEDAKKALFCNSKHTIGHKAVIVAPCLEDELKQAKESQKSMVIEEPQPIEKTVPELNEKQTPSTKTPPQDPRARTGLEQPMQESPKIVHPSTDCVLLKGLPVDANDRDILDFFSDVGLVPLRIHIMLDKFNKPTGDAFCEFSSLEEAARSCSKNNMPLGKQDVVVQPVLREEMNEALGLVSQHEVPMAPVSMARPQHPREFNNRSVGLLGISPSTPLLGRMPLLGRHPGSLSHGTVQSQISPVEGFGKPGCVVALENLHFRADIDEILDFFADFDISRENVIRRFNDKGMATGDARVAFNSPSEAQRAVRELRFRKIRGRPIYLSLL, encoded by the coding sequence CACGGACGAGGATGCACGGCAGGCGATGATGACGGACGGCGGCAAGATCAAGGAGGTCAAGATCAAGCTGCTGCTGAGCTCGCGCGCCGAGATGCAGAAGGTGATCGAGCACGCGCGCCAGCAGTCCGTGACGCTGCAGAACTTCATCCAGATGCCGGCGCCGACGCTGCCCGTGCACTCGCTGCCCGCCGCCCTGCTCAACCAGATCCCCGCCGCCACGCCGGCGACGCCCGCCCCCGCCGTCACGGCGCCCGTCGTCCCCGCGGTCATACCGGAAGTGCAGAGCGTCCCCGTGCTGCCCGACCGTCGCGACTCCCGCGACACCGACCGCGACAAGAAGGACTCCGACAGCGTGAGCAGCAAGGACCGTAAGGACAGGAAGGAGCGCTCGCGCTCCAGGGATGGCGACCGCAGAGACCGCAAGGACCGCGATCGTGACCGCCACAGGGACAGGGACCGCGATAGGGACCGCAGGCGTCGTGACAGGAGTCGTAGTCGTGACAGGGACAGGAGGCGTCGGCGTGACCGCAGCCGCTCCAGGGACAGGAGTCGATCCAGGGACCGCAGCAGCAGGGACAGAGACCGTGACAAGAGGACGCCGCGGGACAACAAGCGAGACTCTGTCACGCCCGCCAACGAGGACGAGAAGAATAAGGATCAGAACGGAGATGTAGTGCTTATCTCTCAGTTCCCTCAAGCAAAGGAGCGCTTGATGAACCAAGCGCCCAAGCTTCAGGACTCCCCAGTGAAGGCAGCCCCCGTCCAGGGTGGCGGCATGAATTGGGACCACGCCCCCGCTCCTCAGCTGGGGAACAACATGGTAGGCGGCTTCAAACCCGCCGCAGCGAACCGCCCCATGGGAATGGCGATGGAGAATAACACTGTCAGAGACTTGGATGGAAGGCGGCCATTAGGAGGGCCGAGTTTCCAGGCAGCAGACATGATCAGAGCTCCCATGTCTGGCAACCTTTCCATGGGCAGTGGAGAGTCCATGCAGGGGTCCTTCATGAGAAGCGAGGGCTACCCTACAGGCCGGGAAGCTGGCATGCCATTGCGTGGACGGGAGAGTTGGCCCCCAGGACGGCAGCCTGGGGAGATGGGACGATTCTCCCGTAATGAGAGGGTAGGAGGAGGATATCCTCTGAAACAAGGATACAATGAAGCAGAGGATTTTGAAGGACACGAGATGGAATCCAGAGGCTTCAGAGGGAGCTACAGAGGAATGGGCGAGTTTAGAAGAGGGGGCTTCACTCCGCGTGAAGGCAGGATGGGCAGTATGACGGGAGGAAGCATGATGGATAGAATGGGCCCCGGAGGAATGGGACAGAACGAGATGGATGAGCGCAGAGGTGGCATGTTTCAGCCCGGTGGTGACAGGAGGAACCAGTACAGAATGGACAGGGGCGAGCAGGAATTTCCACGGAATGATCGCTATGTTGACCAGTTTGGCAGAGATCAGCTGGATCGTTACCCTGCTTCCAGACCCGGGAATTTCCAGCCAGATAATAGATTCCAGAGGGATAGGTTCCAAGCAGACAGGAACTTCGAAACCAGGCCGTCACAGCAAATTAACGGTACAGCTGTCGAACTTCGCAACATGCCGATTGAGACAGGTTATGGTGACATACGAAGATTCTTCCAGGGGCTCCACATAACTGGTAATGGTATGAAGATAATCAATGACAATCACGGAAACAGAGTGGGCATAGCATATGTAAGATTCCAGAAGAGGGAAGACAAAGATGAGGCACTCAAATACACAGGGAAAGCAATGAGAGGGTCGATAATCGAGGTCCTGCATCTGAATGACGACATTTTTGACAAAGCTATTGATTCCTATCAACCGCCCCAGGCAGCAGAAACAGAgaagatagaaaagaaagaagaaccaGCTCCTTTCACATGTCTTTCTATCAGAGACTTGCCTCCCTATGCTAAAGAGCAggatgtaattaaattatttcaaaacattaCCATTGAAGAAGTGATACTAATTACCAAAGACGATAAGAAGCAATACATGGCCTATGTGAAGTTCAGCAAGCCAGAGGATGCGAAGAAGGCCTTATTCTGTAATTCCAAACACACGATAGGTCACAAGGCTGTAATTGTTGCCCCTTGTCTGGAAGACGAGCTTAAACAAGCGAAGGAAAGTcagaagagcatggtcatagaggAGCCACAGCCTATAGAGAAGACCGTCCCGGAGCTAAATGAGAAGCAGACTCCAAGTACAAAGACACCGCCCCAAGACCCCAGAGCACGAACTGGCTTGGAACAACCTATGCAGGAATCCCCAAAAATCGTGCACCCATCCACCGACTGCGTCCTTCTCAAAGGCCTACCAGTTGATGCCAACGATCGTGACATCCTTGACTTCTTCTCAGATGTGGGATTAGTACCCTTGCGCATTCACATCATGTTGGACAAGTTCAACAAGCCGACGGGAGACGCATTCTGTGAATTCAGTAGTTTGGAAGAGGCGGCAAGATCGTGTTCCAAGAACAACATGCCCCTCGGGAAGCAGGATGTTGTGGTCCAGCCTGTGTTGAGGGAAGAAATGAACGAGGCGCTCGGTCTGGTCTCTCAGCACGAGGTGCCCATGGCACCGGTAAGCATGGCAAGACCACAGCACCCCAGAGAGTTCAATAACAGATCTGTAGGTCTGTTGGGAATCTCACCGTCAACGCCTCTCTTGGGTCGCATGCCGCTGTTGGGGCGACATCCCGGGTCCCTATCCCATGGAACAGTGCAGTCCCAGATCTCTCCTGTTGAAGGTTTTGGGAAGCCTGGCTGTGTCGTAGCCCTGGAAAACCTCCACTTCAGGGCGGACATTGATGAGATTCTCGACTTTTTTGCAGACTTTGATATTAGCCGTGAAAATGTCATTCGGCGTTTCAATGACAAGGGAATGGCTACGGGAGATGCAAGAGTGGCGTTTAATTCCCCGTCTGAAGCACAGCGAGCCGTTAGAGAACTTCGATTCCGTAAGATCAGAGGAAGGCCTATTTATTTAAGTCTTCTCTAA